The genomic region CATTGTCCCCACGCGCGTGGGGGTGAACCGGCCATCGCTCGAAAGGAGCGAATGGGCCATGTATTGTCCCCACGCGCGTGGGGGTGAACCGGCGTTCATTGTCCGTCCCGGCGACATCAAGGCATTGTCCCCACGCGCGTGGGGGTGAACCGCCGGGCGCCATCATGCGACAGCGTGTAGTACTATTGTCCCCACGCGCGTGGGGGTGAACCAGCCCAGCTTCTCTGCAAGCGGGGGACGACGAGTGTTCGCGTCGGGTCTGATTCCACTAAGAAATTGCATTGATAATCTGACGTGACCTCCGCCGTTTCGAGCCTTGCCCTCGATCCTGCCGGAGCGTAATATGTATCGTGTCCGGCGAAAAGAAGGAATCCGCGTCCGGGGCAGTCTCGCGGGAAAGGTGGCATCGATGCGCGCTCGAACCCTCCGTCTCGTTCTTCTCGTCATCGGCCTGTCCGCCCTGGCGGCGGTCGCCTGCGGCGAGCGCGAAAAAGCGGCGCGCCGGGGCGGCACGATCGTCGTCGGCGAGATCAGCCCCTACGAGGGCCTCAACCCGATGGCCACGACCGACGCGCACGCCCGCGACATCTACCAGCTCCTCTTCCTTTCCCTGCTCGACGAGAATCCCGATTTCCTCACCTTCTCGCCGCGGCTGGCCGAGCGCTGGAGCTTCTCGGAGGACCGCCGGTTCCTGACCTTCCATCTCCGGCCGGGCGTTTCGTGGTCGGACGGCGTTTCCTTCTCCTCCCGCGACGTCGTCGAGACCTTCCGCGCGCAGACCGACACCGCGCTCGCGTGGGCCGGCGCCCACCTCAAGGAGCACATCGACAGCGTCTGGGCCGTCGACGATCTCACCGTCGTCTACCGCTTCACCCGCATCTATCCCTACCAGCTCATGGACGCCGTCGACGGGCCCATCCTTCCCGCGCACGTCCTGGCCGGAATGAGCCGGCTCGACTTCCGCCGCCTGCCCGTCGAGGAGCTGCCCGTCACCGGCCCCTTCCGCGTCGGCGAATGGGTGAAGGGGCAGTTCCTGACCCTCGTGCCGAACGACTCGTACTACGAGGAGGGCAAGCCGCTGCTGGAGAAGGTCGTCATCAAGATCGTCCCCGACCAGACGACGCTGCTCACGCAGCTCCGCGCCGGGGAGATCGACGTCATGGAGGCGGTGCCGCCGGGCGAGATCGACGCGATCGGGAAGGCGAATCCCGATCTCGTCGTCTACGCGTTCCCGACGCGGGCCTACGGCTATATCGGGTGGAACGGCGCCCGCGAGCCCTTCGACGACCGGCGGGTCCGCCGGGCCTTGACGATGGCGATCGACCGGCAGCGGATCGTCGACAACCTCTATTACGGCCACGCGACGATCTGCAACAGCCCCTTCGTGCCGCTCGTCTGGGCGTACGATCCGTCGATCGAGCCCGTCCCCTTCGATCCCGGAGGGGCCGTGAAACTCCTCGCCGAGGCGGACATCGAGGACGTCGACGGCGACGGCTGGCTGGAGTGGCGCGGCAGGCCCTTCGTGATCGAGCTGTCCACGAACTACGGCAACCAGATCCGCATGGACACGCAGGTGATGGTGCAGGAGATGCTCCGGCTCGTCGGGATCAGGGTCGAGGCCGCCGCGATCGAGTGGACCGTCTTCCTCTCCCGGTTCAAGGCCGGCGAGTACGACGGCGTCGTCAACTCGTGGCGGGTGGGCACGAAGGCCGACCTCGCGCCGATCTGGTCCTGCGACGCGCGGCACGGAGGCTACAACCGCGTGGACTACTGCAACCCCGCGGTCGACAGCCTCAACGCGATCGCAGCCGGGATGCTCGACTTCGAGGAGGCGCGGCCACTCTTCTCCCGCGTCCAGCGGATGATATACGACGACCAGCCGTATACCTTCCTCTACTACGGGAACGCGACGAACGTCATCCACCGTCGCGTCCGTGACGCCAGGCCCGATCCGATCAGCACGTACCACAATCTCCACGAGTGGTGGGTGGAAGGAAAGTAGGATGGTTCACCCCGTCGGCGTCGCCACGCTCGTCTCGGCGGTCGCGGCGCAGTTCCTCAAGCCCTTCGTCGACCTCGCGATGAGGCGCGGCTTCCACTTCATCCGCGTCTTCGACACGGGGGGGATGCCGAGCTCGCACACCGCGGCCGTCACGACCCTCACCGCCGGCGTCGCCGTCTTCCAGGGCGTCTCCTCGCCGCTCTTCGGCATATCGCTCGTCTTCAGCCTCTACTTCGTCTTCGAGGCGACCGGCCTCCGGCAGGAAGTGGGCAACCAGGCGCGCGTGCTCAACGAGATCATCGAGCGGGTGCGCGAGACGCACCACCTCAACGCCGAGGAGCTCCGCGAGCTGATCGGGCACACCTGGAGCGAGGTCATCGGCGGCTTCGTGCTCGGGCTGGCCGTCGCGCTGCTCATGTACTGATCGCATGATCAGGTAATACAAAGTCGAAAAAACACTTGACACGTTCCGGGAACGGGCCGGAAAATGAACGCGTCCATCGCGATCGGGGGGTCGAAGCGGCGCCAACCGAAGGGAGGACCCATGCGGACCATCTCGGTGATCAACCAGAAGGGCGGCTGCGGCAAGACCACCGTGTCGATCAACCTCGCCGCGGCGTTCAACGAGATGGGGAAGCGGGTGCTTCTCGTCGATCTCGACCCGCAGGCGCACGCCTCGCTCGGTTTGCGCGTGCGCGTCGAGGAGGTCGAGCACACCGCCTACGATCTTTTGATCAATCCGCGCGTGAAGATCGACGATGCGGCGACGCCGATCGCGGAGGACTTCCACATCATCCCCTCCTCGTCGGTGCTCAGCGCCATCGAGCAGGAGCTGTCCGGGAAGCAGGCCCGCGAATCGCGGCTTCTCGCCAAGCTCGACAGGATCGAGGAAGGCCGCTACGACTACGTCATCATCGACTCGCCGCCGAACGTCGGGCTGCTCACCTTCAACGCCCTCGTCGCGGCGGGAGAGGTGATCATCCCCACCGAACCGAGCTGGTTCTCGTTCAAGGGGCTGCAGAAGCTGCGCGACACGCTCGCTCTCCTCGAACGCGAGACGAAACGGACCGTCCACGTCCACGTGCTGATCAACAACCTCGAGAACCGGACGACCTTCTCGCGGGACCTCGTCGCCCTGCTCGAGCAGGAGCACGGCGGCGTGCTGATGGAGTCGGTGATCAGCCACTCCGTCCGTTTCAAGGAGGCGGCGATGCGCGGGGTCTCGATCTTCGGCATGCCGAACGTCGATCGGCTCCAGCGGGAGTTCCTGCTTCTGGCCGAGGAGCTCGAGCACCGCAGGCACATCGTCGTCACCGACGAGATCGACGACTGGATGGTCCGGCTGCACGGGCCGCGCCGCGTCAAGGAGGGGATACTCTTCGCCGTCGACGCGCCGCGGGCGGGGAACGTCTATCTCACCGGCGAATTCACCAACTGGTCGCGCGAGGGTATGCGGATGGAGCGCGATCCGCGCGACGGGCTGTGGAAGACCACCCTGATGCTCGATCCGGGCGAATACGAGTACCGGTTCATCGTCGACGGCGTCTGGATCAAGGATCCGGCGAACGCCGACTCGGTGCTCAACGAGTTCGGGCAGGAAAACTCTCTCCTGATCGTCTGACGATGCCCTCGACACGCAAGCCGAAACGCCTCGACGACGTCTCCCACCTCTTCCTGTCGACGACGGCCTGCGACGAACGGGCCGGCGCCGGCGGCGAGATCTGCATCTGGCTGTCCGTCGACCCCTCCCGGTTCGTCAGGGCCTACGCCGCCGCGGGGCTCGCCGCCGCCTTCGCGGCCTGCGGCGTGGACACGACGCTCCTCGAGACCGGCGAGGGGCTTCCCAACGCGGGATTCTATTTCTCGCTGCACCCGGACGACTACCTCGCCCCGGCCCTGGACGGCGGCGGGGTCGTCGCGGGAAGGATGGGTGAGCAGATCAGCTTCCGGTACGCGACCAGGCCGGCGGATCTCGCGGCGGCGCCGTCCGTGCCGGACCCCGGCCGGCCGCACGTCCTGCTTGTCGCATGGGGAGGGAGGGGAGAGGAGCCGGCCACGGAGGATCTCGTCGCGGCCTGCCTGCCCCGGCTGCGTGGCGGCAGGGCGTGGGACGGCCCGTCGGCAATCGTGCGGTTCGGCGGCGGGACGGCGGCGGCACGCGCGACGGCGACGGCCGGCGGCGGTGCGCGCCCGCTGCGGTATGTCGTCGACGGTGACGCCGGGGCGGACGAACGGTTCGACCTTCCCCCGGCGTACGGAGCGGGCGCCGCGCGGCCGCTCCCCCCGGAGGAGCCCCTCTTCCGCGAGATCGCGGCGTCGCTCCTGCAGCGCCTGGCCGGCAGGGGAAAGGAGCGCGATGAGACCGGCGCCGCGTGAGACGCCGACACTGGAGGATTTCGCCCGGCGGATCGAGCGCGAGGAGGTGCGGGGCCTGTTCGCGACCTTCTGCGCGGAGGTGGAGGGATTCCCCGGCGTCGTCGTCGAGACGGCTCCCTTCGACGCGCGCTTCGTCGCCCACAACGGGTTCGTCGTGCGCGTCTCCCCCTACGCGGATCTCTTTCTCGCCGCCGTCGGCGCCGCCTGCCCCTGCGAGATGCGGGTCGCCACCCGGGAGGGGCTCGCCGCGGCCCTCGATCTCGCGATGCGGCATTTTCTCGATACCGCCGGCGCGTCGCCGCCGCCGGCCCGCGTTACGGTCTGATACCCGTCCGTGACGTCTTCCGCACCCGTTTCCGACAAACCCCTTTCCTGTCCGCCACCCGGGTATTATCTTGTATCGGGGTCCGAAAGCGAGGTGGAGTCAATGGGTCGTTCGACGTGTCTGTTCGGACTGTCTCTCGTGCTGATTGCCGCCGGATCCTGCATGTTCCAGAACGATCCGGCCCGCCCGAACTCGCCGCCCGAGATCTCTTCAT from Candidatus Krumholzibacteriota bacterium harbors:
- a CDS encoding divergent PAP2 family protein — encoded protein: MVHPVGVATLVSAVAAQFLKPFVDLAMRRGFHFIRVFDTGGMPSSHTAAVTTLTAGVAVFQGVSSPLFGISLVFSLYFVFEATGLRQEVGNQARVLNEIIERVRETHHLNAEELRELIGHTWSEVIGGFVLGLAVALLMY
- a CDS encoding AAA family ATPase, with the translated sequence MRTISVINQKGGCGKTTVSINLAAAFNEMGKRVLLVDLDPQAHASLGLRVRVEEVEHTAYDLLINPRVKIDDAATPIAEDFHIIPSSSVLSAIEQELSGKQARESRLLAKLDRIEEGRYDYVIIDSPPNVGLLTFNALVAAGEVIIPTEPSWFSFKGLQKLRDTLALLERETKRTVHVHVLINNLENRTTFSRDLVALLEQEHGGVLMESVISHSVRFKEAAMRGVSIFGMPNVDRLQREFLLLAEELEHRRHIVVTDEIDDWMVRLHGPRRVKEGILFAVDAPRAGNVYLTGEFTNWSREGMRMERDPRDGLWKTTLMLDPGEYEYRFIVDGVWIKDPANADSVLNEFGQENSLLIV